A stretch of the Panicum virgatum strain AP13 chromosome 9N, P.virgatum_v5, whole genome shotgun sequence genome encodes the following:
- the LOC120688414 gene encoding methionine gamma-lyase-like: MAAASELVTPLKRPFGSDGLGDGNNISSGSSNGGGVALGGDDEKPKARRREADPAAALAAARHEFGEHGGVNMSIEASATFTVMEPDTMRRLFAGEMGPDRGDMYIYSRHFNPTVLALGRQMAALEGTEAAYCTASGMSSISAVLMQLVGAGGHVVASRCLYGGTHALLSRFLPRASGVRATFVDADDEAAVRAAVVPGETRVVYVETMSNPTLAVADIPMLARVAHEAGAKLVVDNTFTPVVVSPARLGADVVVHSVSKFISGGADIIAGAICGPASLVNAMMDLQDGALMLLGPTMNAKVAFELSERLPHLPLRMQEHSRRALAFASRMQRLGLRVLYPGLPDHPHHARLAAAANPGYGSGGMLCVDMGTEDRANRLMHHLQNTTQFGLMAVSLGYYETLMSCSGSSTSSEMPPEDRARAGISPGLVRMSVGYNGTLEQRWAQFESALALMQPPPPLHHKAAAADRDAGTTNHRKH, translated from the exons atggccgccgcctccgagctgGTCACCCCCCTGAAACGCCCGTTCGGGAGCGACGGGCTCGgcgacggcaacaacatcagcagcggcagcagcaacggcggcggcgtcgcgctgggcggcgacgacgagaagcccaaggcgcggcggcgcgaggcggacccggcggcggcgctggccgcggcgCGGCACGAGTtcggcgagcacggcggcgtGAACATGTCCATCGAGGCGTCGGCGACGTTCACGGTGATGGAGCCGGACACGATGCGGCGGCTGTTCGCGGGGGAGATGGGGCCCGACCGCGGCGACATGTACATCTACAGCCGGCACTTCAACCCGACGGTGCTGGCGCTGGGGCGGCAGATGGCGGCGCTGGAGGGCACCGAGGCCGCCTACTGCACGGCGTCGGGGATGTCTTCCATCTCCGCCGTGCTGATGCAGCTGGTGGGCGCGGGCGGGCACGTGGTGGCGTCGCGGTGCCTGTACGGCGGCACTCACGCGCTGCTGTCCCGGTTCCTGCCGCGGGCGTCCGGGGTGCGCGCCACGTTCGTGGACGCGGACGACGAggccgccgtgcgcgccgcGGTGGTGCCCGGGGAGACGCGGGTGGTGTACGTGGAGACGATGTCCAACCCGACGCTGGCCGTCGCGGACATCCCGATGCTGGCGCGGGTGGCGCACGAGGCGGGGGCCAAGCTGGTGGTGGACAACACCTTCACCCCCGTGGTGGTCTCCCCCGCGCGCCTCGGCGCCGACGTCGTCGTCCACAGCGTGTCCAAGTTCatcagcggcggcgccgacatCATCGCCG GCGCGATCTGCGGGCCGGCGAGCCTGGTGAACGCGATGATGGACCTGCAGGATGGGGCGCTGATGCTGCTGGGCCCGACGATGAACGCCAAGGTGGCCTTCGAGCTGTCGGAGCGCCTGCCGCACCTGCCGCTGCGGATGCAGGAGCACTCGCGCCGCGCGCTGGCGTTCGCGTCCCGGATGCAGCGCCTGGGCCTGCGCGTGCTCTACCCGGGGCTTCCCGACCACCCGCACCACGCGCGCCTCGCTGCCGCGGCTAACCCCGGCTACGGCTCCGGCGGGATGCTCTGCGTCGACATGGGCACCGAGGACCGCGCCAACCGCCTCATGCACCACCTCCAGAACACCACCCAGTTCGGCCTCATGGCCGTCAGCCTGGGCTACTACGAGACGCTCATGTCCTGCTccggcagcagcaccagcagcgaGATGCCGCCCGAggaccgcgcgcgcgccggcatCTCGCCGGGGCTCGTCCGCATGTCCGTCGGCTACAACGGCACGCTCGAGCAGCGGTGGGCGCAGTTCGAGAGCGCGCTCGCGCTcatgcagccgccgccgccgctgcaccacaaggccgccgccgccgaccgcgacGCCGGCACCACCAACCACCGCAAGcactga